The Paramormyrops kingsleyae isolate MSU_618 chromosome 11, PKINGS_0.4, whole genome shotgun sequence genome includes a window with the following:
- the cdh11 gene encoding cadherin-11 produces the protein MRETLGLWVFLIFLGVALCSHASMPPGHGHRRRLSLHRHRERGKEGQVLHRSKRGWVWNQFFVIEEYTGPDPVLVGRLHSDVDSGDGTIKYILSGDGAGTIFVIDDKTGNIHATKTLDREEQAQYTLTAQAVARDTNKPLEPPSEFIVKVQDINDNPPEFLHGPYYASVPEMSNVGTSVMQVTATDADDPTYGNSARLVYSILQGQPYFSVEPQTGIIRTALPNMDREARQEYDVVIQAKDMGGHMGGLSGTTEVKITLTDVNDNPPKFPQSVYSMSVLEDKVPGEEVGRLKAKDPDLGENGLVTYRLIDGDGMNVFEIVTDSVTRDCVIKLKKPVDFETKPFYTLKVEAANPHVDSRFIAWGPYKDTAMVKVTVLDADEPPFFSSASYTFEVEENAPDGTVVGQVHAKDTDTANNPVRYQITPYTNLDQLFTINPEDGVIKTTRPLDRETQPWHNISVSASEIGGHHQDAKVRVNIKVKDVNDNTPEFATQNDVLMCENFPAGKLIETVSAVDKDEMAHRQYFRFNLPPEAVNNHNFSLKDNLDSTASIYVIRKGFSRMTQDIYFLPIEINDNGIPPMSSTNTLTIRVCSCDSKDTILSCNVEPYVLPAGLSTGALIAILACIVILLAIVVLFVALRRQKKEPLIVFEEEDIRENIITYDDEGGGEEDTEAFDIATLQNPDGANGYLPRKDIKPELQYAVRPGSRPAANSVDVDDFIKTRISDADNDPTAPPYDSIQIYGYEGRGSVAGSLSSLESVTTDSDLDYDYLQSWGPRFKKLADLYGTKDPVDDNS, from the exons ATGCGGGAGACGCTGGGCCTGTGGGTGTTTTTGATTTTCCTGGGCGTGGCTCTTTGTAGCCACGCCTCCATGCCGCCGGGGCATGGTCACAGGAGGCGGCTTTCATTGCACAGACACCGGGAGAGGGGTAAAGAAGGACAGGTCCTTCACCGCTCCAAGAGGGGCTGGGTTTGGAATCAGTTCTTTGTCATCGAGGAATACACAGGACCTGATCCAGTGCTGGTGGGCCGG CTCCATTCGGACGTAGACTCAGGAGACGGCACCATCAAGTACATTCTCTCAGGTGATGGTGCCGGCACCATTTTCGTCATCGATGACAAGACTGGGAACATTCATGCCACCAAGACACTAGACCGGGAGGAGCAGGCCCAGTACACGCTGACAGCCCAAGCGGTGGCACGTGACACCAACAAGCCCTTGGAGCCACCTTCCGAGTTCATCGTCAAGGTGCAGGACATCAACGACAACCCGCCTGAATTCTTGCATGGCCCCTACTATGCCAGTGTACCCGAGATGTCCAATGTGG GCACGTCGGTGATGCAAGTGACTGCTACGGATGCCGACGACCCCACCTATGGGAATAGTGCCAGGCTGGTGTACAGTATCCTCCAGGGCCAGCCATACTTCTCAGTGGAACCCCAGACAG GGATCATCAGGACGGCCCTCCCCAACATGGACAGAGAGGCACGTCAGGAATACGACGTGGTCATCCAGGCCAAGGACATGGGCGGCCACATGGGGGGGCTGTCAGGGACGACGGAAGTGAAGATCACCCTGACGGATGTCAATGACAACCCGCCCAAGTTCCCACAGA GTGTGTACAGCATGTCTGTCTTAGAGGACAAAGTCCCTGGCGAGGAGGTGGGCAGGTTGAAGGCGAAGGACCCCGATTTGGGGGAGAATGGCCTGGTGACATACCGTCTGATTGACGGCGACGGGATGAACGTCTTCGAGATCGTCACCGACTCCGTGACACGGGATTGCGTCATCAAGCTGAAAAAG CCGGTGGACTTTGAGACCAAACCATTCTATACGCTGAAGGTGGAAGCGGCTAACCCGCATGTGGACTCCCGTTTTATTGCCTGGGGGCCTTACAAAGACACGGCCATGGTGAAGGTCACGGTGCTGGATGCTGATGAACCCCCATTCTTCAGCTCAGCCAGCTACACCTTTGAGGTGGAGGAAAACGCCCCTGATGGTACCGTGGTGGGGCAGGTGCACGCGAAGGACACCGACACCGCCAACAACCCCGTCAG ATATCAGATTACTCCCTACACAAACCTGGACCAGCTCTTCACAATCAATCCTGAAGATGGCGTCATTAAAACAACGAGACCCCTGGACCGTGAGACCCAACCCTGGCACAATATTTCAGTCAGTGCCTCAGAAATCG GTGGACATCACCAAGATGCCAAAGTCCGCGTCAACATCAAGGTCAAGGACGTGAACGATAATACCCCAGAATTTGCCACCCAGAATGATGTCCTTATGTGTGAAAATTTTCCAGCAGGAAAG CTTATTGAGACAGTCAGCGCCGTGGACAAGGACGAGATGGCCCACCGGCAGTACTTCCGCTTCAACCTCCCGCCGGAAGCTGTCAACAACCACAACTTCTCTCTCAAAGACAACCTCG ACAGCACCGCCAGCATCTACGTTATCCGCAAAGGCTTCAGCCGGATGACCCAGGATATCTACTTCCTGCCCATCGAGATCAACGACAACGGCATCCCCCCGATGAGCAGCACCAACACCTTGACCATCCGCGTGTGCAGCTGCGACAGCAAGGACACCATCCTCTCCTGCAATGTGGAGCCCTATGTCCTCCCCGCCGGGCTCAGCACAGGAGCCCTCATCGCCATCCTAGCTTGCATCGTCATCCTACTGG CTATCGTGGTGCTGTTCGTGGCCCTGCGTAGACAGAAGAAAGAGCCCCTCATCGTCTTTGAGGAGGAAGACATCCGCGAGAACATCATCACGTACGACGATGAGGGCGGCGGCGAGGAAGACACGGAGGCCTTCGACATCGCCACCTTGCAGAACCCCGATGGTGCCAATGGCTACCTGCCAAGGAAGGACATCAAACCAGAGCTGCAGTATGCGGTGAGACCTGGATCGCGGCCTGCGGCCAACAGCGTGGATGTGGATGACTTTATCAAGACCCGCATCTCGGATGCAGACAACgaccccacagcgcccccttATGACTCCATCCAGATCTATGGGTACGAGGGCCGTGGTTCGGTTGCCGGGTCCCTCAGCTCCCTGGAGTCAGTCACCACAGACTCGGATCTTGACTACGACTACCTCCAAAGCTGGGGGCCACGTTTCAAGAAGTTGGCCGACCTCTACGGCACCAAAGACCCTGTCGATGACAACTCTTAA